The Caballeronia sp. Lep1P3 genome window below encodes:
- a CDS encoding flavodoxin family protein, whose protein sequence is MPNIIIVYHSGYGHTKKVAEAVLAGATDAGAAARLLSVGDLDETAWADLDAADAIIFGAPTYMGGPSADFKKFADASSKPWFGQKWKDKLAAGFTNSAHMNGDKFLTISYFVTLAMQHGMIWVGAGMMPSNTKAATRNDLNFVGGFTGLLTQSPADASPDEAPPPGDLETARTFGARIAAVAARWTENRAPAAP, encoded by the coding sequence ATGCCGAACATCATCATCGTCTATCACAGCGGCTACGGTCACACGAAGAAGGTGGCCGAGGCCGTCCTAGCCGGCGCAACCGACGCCGGCGCGGCTGCAAGGCTGCTGTCGGTCGGCGACCTCGACGAAACCGCCTGGGCCGATCTCGACGCCGCCGACGCCATCATCTTCGGCGCGCCGACGTACATGGGCGGGCCGTCCGCCGACTTCAAGAAATTCGCCGACGCGAGTTCCAAACCGTGGTTCGGGCAGAAGTGGAAAGACAAGCTCGCCGCGGGCTTCACGAATTCCGCGCACATGAACGGCGACAAGTTCCTGACCATCTCGTATTTCGTCACACTCGCGATGCAGCACGGCATGATCTGGGTCGGCGCGGGCATGATGCCATCGAACACGAAAGCGGCGACGCGCAACGACCTGAATTTCGTCGGCGGCTTCACGGGGCTGCTCACGCAGTCGCCCGCGGATGCATCGCCGGACGAAGCCCCGCCGCCCGGCGACCTGGAGACCGCGAGGACGTTCGGCGCGCGCATTGCCGCCGTCGCCGCGCGCTGGACGGAAAACCGCGCGCCCGCCGCGCCGTAA
- a CDS encoding YbhB/YbcL family Raf kinase inhibitor-like protein, whose protein sequence is MRLACRIVRSGSAAVLTFVIAAAPGVFGVLAVSRVAAAQSGFTVSSADIAPGKSISRDLLFNESDCKGGNRSPQIAWRGAPAQTRSFAVTIFDPDAPGRGWWHWAVAGIPADVTHLAANASASGALRKMGAVEARNDWDTEGYGGPCPPPGKPHRYILTVYALDGDDFRLRQGTPALMFEHEIRTMALATAQLTFTVGR, encoded by the coding sequence ATGCGCCTCGCATGCCGGATCGTGCGGTCGGGTAGTGCTGCTGTTCTGACGTTCGTCATCGCCGCCGCGCCCGGCGTCTTTGGCGTGCTCGCGGTTTCGCGCGTCGCGGCGGCGCAAAGCGGTTTCACCGTGTCGAGCGCGGACATCGCGCCGGGCAAGAGCATTAGCCGCGACTTGCTCTTCAACGAATCGGATTGCAAGGGCGGCAATCGTTCGCCGCAAATCGCCTGGCGCGGCGCGCCCGCGCAGACGCGCAGCTTCGCGGTGACGATCTTCGACCCCGACGCGCCCGGACGCGGCTGGTGGCACTGGGCCGTCGCGGGCATCCCGGCGGACGTCACGCACTTGGCCGCCAACGCGAGCGCATCGGGCGCGCTGCGCAAAATGGGCGCGGTCGAAGCGCGCAACGACTGGGACACCGAAGGTTACGGCGGCCCCTGCCCGCCGCCCGGCAAGCCGCATCGCTACATCCTGACCGTCTACGCGCTCGATGGCGATGATTTCCGCCTGCGCCAGGGCACGCCCGCGCTGATGTTTGAGCACGAAATTCGCACGATGGCACTCGCCACGGCGCAACTGACCTTCACCGTCGGGCGGTGA
- a CDS encoding response regulator, translating to MSQRIQVIIADDHPVILFGAAQALSRFPEVDVVGQARQSTELVQLLQKTPCDVLVTDLAMPGGSYGDGMPLLGYIGRQFPKVRLVVLTMLENPALLKRLREVGVMSIINKADDMNHIGWAIQHVMRGQEYFGPSVKAALDSMAIGATGQQRGVILSKRELEVVRLFVSGMTITEIAGQLRRSIKTISTQKNTAMRKLGIERDSELFQYAQSNGLMNLSAYSGDGSLDDSPLPNSTSL from the coding sequence ATGAGCCAGCGAATTCAAGTCATCATTGCAGACGACCATCCAGTAATTCTATTCGGCGCGGCACAAGCGCTGAGCCGATTTCCGGAAGTCGATGTCGTCGGGCAGGCGCGCCAGTCCACCGAACTGGTGCAGCTTCTCCAGAAAACGCCGTGCGACGTTCTCGTGACGGACCTCGCCATGCCCGGCGGCTCGTATGGAGACGGCATGCCGCTGCTCGGCTATATCGGCCGGCAGTTTCCGAAAGTGCGCCTCGTCGTGCTGACGATGCTCGAAAATCCCGCGTTGCTCAAACGATTGCGGGAAGTGGGCGTCATGTCGATCATCAACAAGGCGGACGACATGAATCACATCGGCTGGGCCATCCAGCACGTCATGCGCGGCCAGGAATACTTCGGGCCGTCGGTGAAGGCGGCGCTCGACAGCATGGCTATCGGCGCGACGGGGCAGCAGCGCGGCGTCATTCTTTCGAAGCGCGAACTCGAAGTGGTGCGCCTCTTCGTCTCCGGCATGACCATTACGGAAATCGCGGGTCAATTGCGGCGCAGTATCAAGACCATCAGCACGCAGAAGAACACCGCAATGCGCAAGCTCGGCATCGAACGGGATTCGGAGCTTTTTCAATATGCGCAAAGCAACGGCTTGATGAATCTCTCCGCGTATTCGGGCGACGGCTCACTCGACGATTCCCCGCTGCCCAATTCGACTTCCCTGTAG
- a CDS encoding orotate phosphoribosyltransferase: protein MTGNDRQTISDTTARMLLEVQAVHFNAEKPFIFTSGWASPVYIDCRKLISYPRVRRGLMEMAEATILRDVGYEQIDAVAGGETAGIPFAAWIADRLMVPMQYVRKKPKGFGRNAQIEGLLTEGQRVLLVEDLTTDSRSKINFINALRTAGATVNHCFVLFHYNIFKESVSVLKDIDVELHALATWWDVLRVAKEQGYFETKTLDEVEKFLHAPAEWSAAHGGATAAPQ, encoded by the coding sequence ATGACAGGCAACGATCGCCAGACGATCTCCGACACCACCGCCAGGATGCTGCTGGAAGTTCAGGCCGTGCATTTCAACGCGGAAAAACCGTTCATCTTCACGTCCGGCTGGGCGAGTCCGGTGTATATCGACTGCCGCAAGCTGATTTCGTATCCGCGCGTGCGCCGGGGTCTCATGGAAATGGCCGAAGCGACCATCCTGCGCGATGTCGGCTACGAACAGATCGACGCCGTCGCTGGCGGCGAGACCGCGGGCATTCCGTTCGCCGCGTGGATCGCGGATCGCCTGATGGTGCCGATGCAGTATGTGCGCAAGAAGCCGAAGGGCTTCGGACGCAACGCGCAGATCGAAGGCCTGCTGACCGAAGGCCAGCGCGTGCTGCTCGTCGAAGACCTGACCACGGACAGCCGCAGCAAGATCAACTTCATCAACGCGCTGCGCACGGCCGGCGCGACGGTGAACCACTGCTTCGTGCTGTTCCACTACAACATCTTCAAGGAAAGCGTGTCGGTGCTGAAGGACATCGATGTCGAACTGCACGCGCTTGCCACGTGGTGGGACGTTTTGCGCGTCGCGAAGGAACAGGGCTATTTCGAAACGAAGACGCTCGACGAAGTCGAAAAATTCCTGCACGCGCCCGCCGAATGGTCCGCTGCGCACGGAGGCGCGACGGCGGCGCCGCAATAA